Proteins encoded in a region of the Candidatus Saccharimonadia bacterium genome:
- a CDS encoding MarR family transcriptional regulator: MRAYNIALDKQDTSLPYDWTPVIHGRYANIMNSHHQDIEFNAARDSPGYLLWLMSNKWQAEQRLALKPFELTHVQFVLLACLVYAPGNESLTQIQLAERAETDPMMTSQVLRKLEVKGLVRRMSSTQDKRAVSLEATAKGAQLVDRAIMAVEAVDREFFGVLEADIPNFVVMMRKLVWTPRNNLAKTRGN, encoded by the coding sequence ATGCGCGCATATAATATAGCTTTAGATAAACAGGATACATCGTTACCATACGATTGGACACCAGTCATTCATGGCCGATATGCAAATATTATGAACTCACATCACCAGGACATCGAATTTAACGCTGCACGCGACAGCCCGGGCTACTTGCTCTGGCTCATGAGTAACAAATGGCAAGCCGAGCAAAGATTAGCTCTCAAGCCATTCGAACTTACGCACGTGCAGTTTGTGCTGCTAGCTTGTCTTGTCTATGCACCGGGCAACGAGAGCCTCACGCAAATACAACTTGCCGAACGAGCCGAGACTGACCCAATGATGACATCGCAGGTGCTCAGAAAACTAGAAGTGAAAGGTCTTGTACGAAGAATGTCGAGCACACAAGATAAACGAGCTGTTAGCTTAGAAGCGACCGCCAAAGGTGCGCAGCTGGTTGATCGAGCGATAATGGCTGTTGAAGCAGTTGATAGAGAGTTCTTTGGCGTCCTTGAAGCAGATATACCAAACTTTGTGGTCATGATGCGTAAACTTGTCTGGACACCGCGAAATAACCTAGCTAAAACGAGGGGGAACTAA
- a CDS encoding VOC family protein encodes MTKQLLINMPVNKAEESKRFFEAVGFPLNKKLSDEQATCFDIEDNIGIVLLPAAHFKDAINGGQVADAATHEILLSIGMDSREEVDELADRALAAGGKQTQEPVDMPEIYGRTFADLDGHLWNIFYMSA; translated from the coding sequence ATGACCAAACAGCTGCTTATTAACATGCCAGTTAACAAAGCGGAGGAGTCGAAACGTTTTTTTGAAGCCGTAGGCTTTCCTTTAAACAAAAAATTGTCAGATGAGCAGGCAACATGCTTCGATATAGAAGACAATATAGGTATTGTCTTGCTTCCCGCAGCGCACTTTAAAGACGCTATCAATGGCGGCCAGGTTGCCGATGCGGCAACTCACGAAATACTTTTATCAATCGGCATGGACAGCAGAGAAGAGGTTGACGAACTCGCGGATAGGGCTTTGGCTGCTGGCGGCAAGCAAACCCAGGAACCGGTTGATATGCCTGAGATATATGGCCGAACATTTGCCGACCTCGATGGACATTTGTGGAATATTTTTTACATGTCCGCGTAG
- a CDS encoding G8 domain-containing protein gives MAIGLTTLVLAWAAAPLASFEPEQGTLSGAATIGTDASASTGHYIKFGDSAGLPPGLSAWSNPATWGGHVPTAGEVVTIAAGQKVLLDTNSAGLGGLTVGGELYFDDTKDVKLVSKYVVVTGSGGKLQAGTATTPYQHNAVIQLTGGGTTESYALTGLAATAITNYNATHSAVLKTGIGTNVLAAMNGGIIDLHGRTDNDCDTSGQNCLTWTRLAATAAAGGTTLSLQQAVNWRAGDQLILASSTLDPFQSETVTVASRSADGKTITLTAPLANKHTSISTCFSNGGNSRCVDERSEVGLLTHNLKVTGPDDATTTHFGGHTATLAGGIMRLSNTEMYHLGQQGVLGRYPLHFHIMTYPTTAGGNTMTGDASASSITDVSLHDNFNRQLTIHGSNGLHTSGMVANDTVGHSVMLEDGFEEHNVLANNLVLGTRYDPVAAQRLRLSDEAPAEFWITNPNNDLTGNAAAGGQGAGIWYDFSVNSDNTNFAAAKFRPVGLFNNNVAHSHKATTRLSFSDEGVDGGTGISFDEYAGDSTQARPTFANNSAWMNAAFGMWMDGVYTLKDATAANNGVAYNAQDTAALGGLFVGTTPNTDAATVPIFVALARFYHGQADIDGAWLANFDRLNNNYDADFSALGDPFASSWDYTNRVRGLTFFSSLHGGSTAMFSDSHRVMYGRPYLDDPIPAYPYIDHDHWMADLDGSITNGSIGPALLSNFSGLLVPAAGQPADQTLYNWAGWYSPVHGAYGPLVQNGFDRSKIMSLKFGGTNWLQIRRDDGTPVSYGDIGAFAMGHAYQLKQLNGSDPTSMHFYFNGSEPGQVELYYNKSTKPSAVRSGYSGDETPYPEVACGSSNKNNTWCYDGSAKVVHLYLQISGTSVPFGQGGNLSSISPRGNTYWTVQ, from the coding sequence GTGGCGATCGGCCTCACCACCCTCGTATTGGCTTGGGCTGCAGCGCCCCTCGCTTCGTTTGAACCCGAGCAAGGCACCCTCAGCGGAGCTGCAACAATCGGCACCGATGCTAGCGCTTCCACTGGCCATTACATTAAGTTTGGTGATTCGGCCGGACTTCCGCCCGGCCTGAGTGCCTGGAGCAATCCCGCCACCTGGGGCGGCCATGTGCCTACAGCCGGCGAAGTCGTCACCATCGCCGCCGGTCAAAAAGTGCTGCTCGATACGAATAGCGCCGGGCTCGGCGGCCTCACGGTGGGCGGTGAGCTGTATTTTGACGACACGAAGGACGTAAAACTCGTGTCTAAGTACGTTGTTGTCACCGGAAGCGGCGGCAAACTCCAAGCCGGCACCGCCACCACGCCCTACCAACACAATGCCGTCATCCAGCTCACCGGCGGCGGCACCACCGAAAGCTACGCGCTCACCGGCCTAGCCGCCACCGCCATCACCAATTACAACGCCACCCACAGCGCCGTGCTGAAGACCGGCATTGGCACCAATGTTCTAGCCGCCATGAACGGCGGCATCATCGACCTGCACGGCCGCACCGACAATGACTGCGACACCAGCGGCCAAAATTGCCTCACCTGGACCCGGCTAGCCGCCACCGCAGCCGCCGGCGGCACCACTTTGTCACTCCAGCAAGCCGTAAATTGGCGGGCCGGCGACCAGCTGATACTCGCATCCAGCACCCTCGACCCATTCCAATCCGAAACCGTCACCGTCGCCAGCCGCTCGGCCGACGGCAAAACCATCACGCTCACGGCACCGCTCGCCAACAAGCACACCAGCATAAGCACCTGCTTCAGCAACGGCGGCAACAGTCGGTGCGTAGATGAACGCAGCGAAGTCGGCTTGCTCACGCACAACCTCAAAGTCACCGGCCCAGACGACGCCACCACCACCCACTTTGGCGGCCACACCGCCACCCTCGCCGGCGGCATCATGCGCCTCTCCAATACCGAAATGTACCACCTGGGCCAGCAGGGCGTGCTCGGCCGTTATCCCCTGCACTTCCACATCATGACCTACCCCACCACGGCCGGCGGCAACACCATGACGGGCGACGCCAGCGCTTCGTCCATCACCGACGTATCGCTCCACGACAATTTCAACCGCCAACTCACCATCCACGGCAGCAACGGCCTCCACACCTCCGGTATGGTCGCAAACGACACCGTCGGCCACAGCGTAATGCTCGAAGACGGCTTCGAGGAGCACAACGTTCTCGCAAATAACCTCGTGCTCGGCACCCGCTACGACCCCGTCGCGGCCCAGCGCCTGCGTCTCAGCGACGAAGCCCCGGCCGAATTTTGGATCACTAACCCCAACAACGACCTCACCGGCAACGCCGCGGCCGGTGGCCAAGGCGCGGGCATCTGGTACGACTTCAGCGTCAACAGCGACAACACCAACTTCGCCGCGGCCAAATTCCGGCCCGTCGGACTCTTTAACAACAACGTGGCCCACTCGCACAAAGCCACCACCCGCCTGTCATTCTCAGACGAAGGCGTCGACGGCGGCACCGGCATTAGCTTCGACGAATACGCCGGCGATTCCACCCAAGCTCGGCCGACCTTCGCCAACAATAGCGCCTGGATGAACGCCGCCTTTGGCATGTGGATGGACGGCGTCTACACGCTCAAAGACGCCACCGCCGCCAACAACGGCGTGGCCTACAACGCCCAAGACACCGCCGCTCTCGGCGGCCTCTTCGTGGGCACCACCCCCAACACCGACGCCGCCACCGTGCCGATCTTCGTCGCGCTCGCGCGGTTCTACCACGGCCAGGCCGACATCGACGGCGCCTGGCTGGCCAACTTCGACCGCCTAAATAACAACTACGACGCCGACTTCTCGGCCCTCGGCGATCCCTTCGCCAGCAGCTGGGATTACACCAACCGCGTGCGCGGCCTCACCTTCTTCAGTAGCCTGCACGGTGGCAGCACGGCCATGTTTAGCGACAGCCACCGCGTAATGTACGGCCGGCCGTACCTCGACGACCCCATCCCCGCATACCCCTACATCGATCACGACCACTGGATGGCCGACCTCGACGGCTCCATCACCAACGGCTCCATCGGCCCGGCACTGCTGAGCAACTTCTCCGGCCTGCTCGTACCCGCCGCCGGCCAACCCGCAGACCAAACGCTCTACAACTGGGCCGGCTGGTACAGCCCCGTCCACGGCGCCTATGGCCCGCTCGTGCAAAACGGCTTCGACCGCAGCAAAATCATGAGCCTCAAATTCGGCGGCACCAACTGGCTCCAGATCCGTCGCGACGACGGCACACCCGTGTCATACGGCGACATCGGCGCCTTCGCCATGGGCCACGCCTACCAGCTCAAGCAGCTTAATGGCTCCGACCCCACGAGCATGCATTTCTACTTCAATGGCTCCGAACCCGGCCAAGTCGAGCTGTATTACAACAAATCCACCAAGCCGTCGGCGGTCCGGTCCGGCTACAGCGGCGACGAGACCCCCTACCCCGAAGTCGCCTGCGGTAGCAGCAACAAAAATAATACCTGGTGCTACGACGGCAGCGCCAAGGTGGTCCACCTGTATCTGCAAATCAGCGGCACCTCCGTGCCGTTCGGCCAGGGTGGCAATTTAAGCAGCATCAGCCCGCGCGGCAACACCTACTGGACGGTCCAATGA
- the cyoA gene encoding ubiquinol oxidase subunit II, producing MNKFLSHIPAVLNPKGTIAADERQLIVTATMLMLLIVVPVLVLTFVIAWRYRAGNTKATYAPDWDRSRKLETIWWLIPSALIVGLSVITWQSSHALDPSKPLASSVQPLKIQVVALQWKWLFIYPKQNIASVNFVELPVGTPVEFEITSDAPMNSFWIPQLGGQIYAMSGMSTHLHLRADAAGDYTGSSANLSGRGFAGMHFVARAEAPADFDNWVRSVKHSAPPLTFTSYEALARPSENQAPSPYSATPAGLYDEVVMQYMMPNATLTPASAP from the coding sequence ATGAACAAATTTCTCAGCCATATCCCCGCCGTCCTCAACCCCAAAGGCACCATCGCCGCCGACGAACGCCAGCTCATCGTCACGGCCACCATGCTCATGCTACTGATCGTAGTGCCCGTGCTCGTCCTTACCTTCGTCATCGCCTGGCGCTACCGAGCCGGCAACACCAAAGCCACCTACGCACCCGATTGGGACCGCAGCCGCAAACTCGAAACTATCTGGTGGCTCATACCGTCGGCCCTCATCGTGGGGCTATCGGTCATCACCTGGCAGAGCTCCCACGCTCTCGATCCCTCCAAGCCCCTAGCCTCATCGGTGCAGCCGCTCAAAATTCAGGTAGTCGCCCTGCAATGGAAGTGGCTTTTCATTTACCCCAAACAAAATATCGCCAGCGTCAACTTCGTGGAGCTTCCCGTGGGAACGCCGGTGGAGTTCGAAATCACATCCGACGCCCCCATGAACTCGTTTTGGATCCCCCAGCTCGGCGGCCAAATTTACGCCATGAGCGGCATGTCGACGCATCTGCACCTCCGAGCCGATGCGGCGGGGGACTACACCGGCTCGTCGGCCAACCTCAGCGGCCGCGGTTTTGCCGGCATGCACTTTGTAGCCCGCGCCGAGGCACCGGCCGATTTCGACAACTGGGTACGATCGGTCAAACACTCCGCCCCACCCCTTACCTTCACCAGCTACGAAGCGCTCGCAAGGCCAAGCGAAAATCAGGCGCCCAGCCCCTACTCAGCCACCCCCGCTGGTCTGTATGATGAGGTAGTAATGCAATACATGATGCCAAACGCCACCCTCACGCCAGCGAGCGCACCATGA
- the cyoB gene encoding cytochrome o ubiquinol oxidase subunit I encodes MSILGRLTLQAFQHGGITGLALIGTAVAGTLGAIAAAIWLTVTRRWGWAAGRARWLWREWLTSLDPKKIGVMYIVVALLMLLRGISDAAMIRAQQATSAGNAHGIVSSDTFQQVFSAHGTIMIFFVAMGLMFGLINLILPLQLGARDVAFPFLNATSLWLFVAGMALINLSLAVGEFAATGWLAYPPLSELAYSPGVGVDYWIWSLQIAGVGSLLSGINFLVTIIKLRRPGMSLMKMPVFAWSVAGAMALVVFAFPVLTVTLTLLALDRTMGMHFFTSAFGGNPMMYVNLIWAWGHPEVYILILPAFGVFSEVVPTFSSKRLFGYTSMVWAIWSIVVLSFLVWLHHFFTMGAGADVNAFFGIMTMVIAIPTGVKVFNWLFTMYRGRIRFTTPMMWFLGFVVTFTIGGMAGVLMAVPPADFQLHNSLFLVAHFHTMIIGGVVFGYFAGITYWFPKIFGFRLNETLGKCAFWCWLTGFCLAFVPLYILGLMGATRRLDHYDASMGWQWLFIVAGIGVLIICLGIGFQLLQFAYSIWKRHDTRDTTGDPWDGRTLEWATSSPPPVYNFALTPAVSERDAFWAAKQAAHDHPQSHAAYQPISLPRNSAMSLLIAGLSFVFGFAIIWHIWWLALVALVGVVGAIIARSTNEDTEYEISAAEVAAIEAKAARKSEGGRA; translated from the coding sequence ATGAGCATCCTCGGACGCCTCACCCTGCAAGCCTTTCAGCACGGCGGCATCACCGGCCTCGCGCTCATTGGCACCGCCGTCGCCGGCACGCTGGGCGCCATCGCCGCCGCCATCTGGCTCACTGTCACGAGGCGCTGGGGCTGGGCCGCCGGCCGCGCCCGGTGGCTCTGGCGCGAATGGCTCACCTCGCTCGACCCCAAGAAAATCGGCGTCATGTACATCGTAGTCGCCTTGCTCATGCTCCTGCGCGGAATCAGCGACGCCGCCATGATCCGCGCCCAGCAAGCCACGTCAGCCGGCAACGCCCACGGGATCGTCTCGTCCGATACCTTCCAGCAGGTGTTTAGCGCCCATGGCACGATCATGATTTTCTTCGTCGCTATGGGGCTCATGTTTGGCCTCATCAATCTGATTTTGCCACTCCAGCTCGGCGCTCGCGACGTAGCATTTCCGTTTCTCAATGCCACCAGCCTCTGGCTGTTTGTAGCCGGCATGGCGCTCATCAACCTCTCGCTGGCCGTCGGCGAATTTGCCGCCACCGGCTGGCTAGCGTACCCGCCGCTATCGGAGCTAGCCTACTCGCCCGGCGTCGGGGTCGACTACTGGATCTGGAGCCTGCAGATCGCCGGGGTGGGCAGCCTGCTCTCGGGCATCAATTTCCTCGTCACCATCATCAAGCTCCGCCGTCCCGGCATGAGCCTCATGAAGATGCCGGTATTTGCCTGGAGCGTAGCCGGCGCCATGGCGCTCGTCGTGTTTGCGTTCCCCGTGCTCACCGTCACACTCACCCTCCTCGCCCTTGACCGCACCATGGGTATGCACTTTTTCACCTCGGCCTTCGGCGGCAATCCTATGATGTACGTCAACCTCATCTGGGCCTGGGGACATCCTGAGGTTTACATTCTCATACTGCCCGCGTTTGGCGTGTTTTCGGAAGTTGTGCCGACATTTTCGAGCAAGCGGCTCTTTGGCTACACCTCCATGGTATGGGCTATTTGGAGCATCGTGGTGCTGTCGTTCCTCGTCTGGTTGCACCACTTCTTCACCATGGGCGCCGGCGCCGATGTGAACGCCTTCTTTGGCATCATGACGATGGTGATCGCCATTCCCACCGGCGTCAAAGTGTTTAACTGGCTGTTTACGATGTACCGCGGCCGCATCCGGTTCACCACCCCCATGATGTGGTTTTTGGGTTTTGTGGTCACCTTTACCATCGGCGGCATGGCCGGCGTGCTCATGGCCGTACCGCCGGCCGACTTCCAGCTCCACAACAGCCTGTTTTTGGTAGCACACTTCCACACCATGATCATCGGCGGCGTGGTATTTGGCTACTTCGCCGGCATCACCTATTGGTTTCCGAAGATTTTCGGCTTCCGGCTCAACGAAACCCTCGGCAAATGCGCCTTTTGGTGCTGGCTGACCGGCTTCTGCCTCGCCTTTGTGCCGCTCTACATCCTGGGCCTCATGGGCGCCACTCGCCGGCTCGATCATTACGACGCCTCGATGGGCTGGCAATGGCTGTTCATCGTGGCCGGCATCGGCGTGCTCATTATCTGCCTCGGCATCGGCTTCCAGCTCCTCCAGTTCGCCTACAGCATCTGGAAACGCCACGATACCCGCGATACCACCGGCGACCCCTGGGACGGCCGCACGCTCGAATGGGCTACCAGCTCACCACCTCCGGTGTATAATTTCGCCCTCACACCCGCCGTGTCTGAGCGCGACGCCTTCTGGGCCGCCAAGCAGGCCGCCCACGACCATCCCCAATCTCACGCCGCCTACCAGCCCATCAGCCTGCCCCGCAACTCCGCCATGAGTCTGCTCATCGCCGGCTTGAGCTTCGTATTCGGCTTTGCCATCATTTGGCACATCTGGTGGCTCGCGCTGGTGGCTCTGGTGGGCGTCGTCGGCGCCATCATCGCTCGCTCCACCAACGAAGATACCGAATACGAAATCAGCGCCGCCGAGGTAGCCGCCATAGAGGCCAAGGCCGCCCGTAAATCCGAAGGAGGCCGGGCGTGA
- the cyoC gene encoding cytochrome o ubiquinol oxidase subunit III has protein sequence MSPSSKTVFGFWLYLMTDCVLFATLFATYAVLRHNTFGGPSGTDLFSLPFVLTETMLLLTSSFTCGLAMIAAHRGAKTAILAWLGVTFLLGASFLALELSEFSHLVAEGNSWQRSGFLSAFFTLVGTHGLHITIGLLWMGTLMLRLLRRGLTTISARRLMMLSLFWHFLDVIWIFIFTLVYLMGAIS, from the coding sequence ATGAGCCCCAGCTCCAAAACCGTTTTTGGCTTCTGGCTCTATCTCATGACCGACTGCGTACTGTTTGCCACGCTGTTTGCTACCTACGCCGTACTACGCCACAACACCTTCGGCGGGCCCTCCGGCACCGACCTCTTCAGCCTCCCGTTCGTGCTCACCGAAACCATGCTCCTGCTCACTAGCAGCTTCACCTGCGGTCTAGCGATGATAGCCGCCCACCGCGGCGCCAAAACCGCCATCCTGGCATGGCTCGGCGTCACCTTCCTGCTCGGCGCCAGCTTCCTGGCTCTTGAGCTCTCCGAATTTAGCCACCTCGTTGCCGAAGGCAACAGTTGGCAGCGCAGTGGCTTTCTATCAGCCTTCTTCACCCTCGTCGGCACCCACGGCCTGCATATCACCATTGGGCTCTTGTGGATGGGCACGCTCATGCTCCGATTGCTGCGCCGCGGCCTCACCACCATCTCAGCTCGCCGGCTCATGATGCTCAGCCTGTTTTGGCACTTCCTAGACGTCATTTGGATTTTCATCTTTACCCTCGTGTATCTCATGGGAGCCATATCATGA
- the cyoD gene encoding cytochrome o ubiquinol oxidase subunit IV, producing the protein MSRPTSAPQPQPETAQGSVGSYVLGFALSLAFTLTAYALAANHALPSRTLVTVVLGLGVMQLIVQLALFLHLGKGSKPQWNVSVFSFALLVIVILVGGSLWIMTNLNYHMISPTDTDRAIIHDEGVGP; encoded by the coding sequence ATGAGTCGGCCCACTTCCGCGCCTCAGCCCCAACCCGAAACCGCGCAGGGGAGTGTAGGCTCCTACGTGCTCGGCTTCGCGCTGTCGCTAGCCTTCACCCTCACCGCCTACGCCCTCGCAGCCAACCACGCCCTGCCGTCTCGCACGCTCGTCACCGTCGTCCTCGGCCTCGGCGTTATGCAGCTCATTGTGCAGTTAGCACTGTTTTTGCACCTTGGCAAAGGCTCAAAACCCCAATGGAATGTGTCCGTATTCTCGTTTGCGCTGCTCGTGATAGTAATCCTCGTCGGCGGATCACTCTGGATCATGACCAACCTGAATTACCACATGATTTCACCCACCGACACCGACCGCGCCATCATCCACGACGAGGGAGTAGGCCCGTAG
- a CDS encoding ATP-grasp domain-containing protein — protein MAQYHQTGNRDKILFVNSFTPAQDRAVAKYRELTGAHVSSVIIFDHKTPVPDWLKPSDNHTLLTVDFADTDALQSTLKPYADDILTATFLADRNSSYFRKVIPLIPNCVLPTETSLKWTTEKIRMRSLLRNYDKSIAPNFTVAHDSTPETIEKIEKRVGYPLVVKPSGLTASLLVSICYHREELEKVLKQTFKKMDQIYKSKKGLGEPKILVEGFMEGTMYSIDAYVNARGVIYFAPLVYVKTGREVGFDDFFGYMRVTPTQLNVPHTEEAQEAATKGIKALGMRSTTCHIELMRTETGWKVIELGPRMGGFRHEMYELSFGIDHSLNDLLIRNSRKPVLPKKVKGYSALMQFYAKQEGKLEKIQGLFKIEAVESFKRVKVRKEPGDKCTFAKYGGDPVLDVMLFNPVRSNLLADIRRIEQALNIVVSSKGLELAKPTA, from the coding sequence ATGGCACAATATCACCAGACGGGGAATAGAGATAAGATCCTATTCGTCAATAGCTTTACGCCCGCGCAAGACCGGGCCGTAGCGAAATATCGTGAGCTTACGGGAGCGCACGTGAGTTCGGTGATTATTTTTGATCACAAAACACCGGTGCCGGATTGGCTCAAGCCTTCGGATAATCATACCTTGCTCACGGTGGATTTTGCTGATACCGACGCGCTTCAGAGCACGCTTAAGCCGTATGCTGATGATATTTTGACCGCTACCTTCCTGGCCGATCGCAATTCTAGCTATTTCCGAAAAGTGATCCCGCTTATTCCCAACTGCGTGTTGCCGACCGAGACGTCCCTAAAATGGACTACAGAGAAGATCAGGATGCGGAGTTTACTGCGTAACTATGACAAGTCAATTGCTCCGAATTTTACCGTAGCCCATGACAGTACCCCCGAAACGATTGAAAAGATCGAGAAACGTGTGGGTTATCCATTAGTAGTGAAGCCATCGGGCCTCACGGCCAGCTTATTGGTAAGTATTTGCTATCATCGTGAAGAACTTGAGAAAGTTTTGAAGCAGACATTTAAGAAAATGGATCAAATCTATAAGTCCAAAAAGGGCTTGGGTGAACCTAAAATTCTGGTAGAAGGTTTCATGGAAGGGACTATGTATTCCATTGACGCCTATGTGAATGCTCGGGGTGTGATCTATTTCGCGCCGCTCGTATATGTTAAGACAGGTCGCGAAGTGGGTTTTGACGATTTCTTTGGCTATATGAGAGTTACTCCTACGCAATTGAATGTTCCTCACACGGAAGAGGCTCAAGAGGCCGCCACGAAGGGTATTAAGGCCCTTGGGATGCGCAGTACCACGTGTCATATTGAGCTGATGCGCACCGAGACGGGGTGGAAAGTGATTGAGCTGGGACCGCGCATGGGCGGGTTTCGGCATGAGATGTACGAGTTGTCGTTTGGCATTGACCATTCGCTCAATGATTTGCTGATTCGTAACTCGCGCAAGCCCGTGCTGCCCAAGAAAGTTAAGGGGTACTCGGCTCTTATGCAGTTTTATGCCAAACAAGAGGGTAAATTGGAGAAAATTCAGGGACTGTTCAAGATTGAAGCCGTGGAGTCGTTTAAGCGCGTGAAAGTCCGCAAAGAGCCGGGTGACAAATGTACGTTTGCGAAATACGGTGGTGATCCAGTGCTGGACGTGATGCTGTTTAATCCGGTGCGGTCAAATTTGCTGGCGGATATTCGGCGGATTGAGCAAGCACTCAACATTGTGGTGTCGTCGAAGGGCCTGGAGCTGGCTAAACCGACGGCTTAA